The genomic segment ATGAGAAAAAAGAAGGTGATTAAAATCGCAAAATTGTCTCAAAGCAAAGTATCGATAGCCTACAAGATCATTAAAGAGAGGATCATGTCCGAAACATATAAGTTCGGGCAGGTTCTTTCCGCGACTTCACTCTCAGAAGAACTTGACATGAGTAGGACTCCTATCTTAGAAGCATTTAAAATGTTGGAAAGCGAAGGGATCGTGAGAGTGGTCCCCCAAGTCGGCGTCATTGTTCGCCCTTTAAACCCTGACCGGGTTTTCGGCATCTTTACCATCCGGGCAATTCTTGAAGGCTATGTGGCTGGTGAAGCAGCGAAAAAGAAGGTTCGTTTCGAGATTAAAGATCAAGCGATGAAATTGATTGAAGAAATGCAGCAATGTATAGAGAAGGGAGATGTTGACCGATATGCGGAATTGAATATGAAGTTTCATCAAATGATTATCGATACGCTAGACAACCATCATATAAAGGAAACGATTATGCAGTTATGGGACTTAAGCCATTACGTCAACGCGCGCAAGTTTGTTTTTGCAGAAAATATGCAACAGTCTTATCAGGAACACAAAGATTGCCTCGAAGCGATAATGGCAGGAGATTCAGAAAAAGCACGGCGCGTTATGGAAGAACATATCTATCGTTCGCGGGAGAAGATTCTTCGTTTGTTGCAAGATTGAAATACTCGATCATTGAGGGGGACGGGGAGATGCATGAACAAATCCAGGAAAAATATGTCGACGTTGATGGGATTAAAACCCATTACTGGGAGGTGGGGAACGGGGAACCGGTGATTTTTCTTCATGGAGGAGGTGCCGGTGCGGATGCCTGGGGAAATTGGCACCACATCATGCCGCATTTTGCAAACGAGGGGTTTCACGTCCTCGCGTTAGATATGGTTGGTTTCGGTTTTACCGACACTCCAGATCCTCAAGAGTTCGAATATTCCAACGATAGCAGAATCCAACATGTTATCGGCTTCATCCAGGCGTTAAATTTGCGACAGGTGAACTTGGTCGGGAATTCAATGGGGGGAGCGGCTACACTCGGTGTTGCCATGAAGCGGCCGGAGCTCGTAAAAAAAATGGTTCTCCTTGGCGCGGCAGGTCGCCTCAAACCACAGAATGGAAAAGAAAGCGATGCTTTGCAAGCTATCCTCAATTATGAATACAGCAAGGAGCAAATGTATCAGATCGCTCGTTCTTTAACGAACGAAAGCTATGTTGTGAGCGAGGAGCTAGTTAATTATCGGTTAAAACTTACCGAGAGGTCGGGGGTGATGAGGGCTTATCAAGCGATCATGAAATGGGTGAAAGAAAACGGGATGTATTATGAGGATGAATTATTCAGAAGAATAAAACATCAGACATTGATTATTCATGGCAAAAACGACAAAGTCGTTCCAGTGGCTGATTCGTGGGAAATGCTGAATTTACTTGAGAATGCCTCTTTGTACGTTGTGCCCAATTGCGGACATTGGGTAATGCTGGAATATCCAGAAGAATTTGTTACGATCACAGTCCATCATTTAAAACGTCCATGAAAAAACGCCCATGAATTAAACAGCAAATATCATCAATACCAAATTTTTCGGAAAGGAGTTTTTCGTATAGCGATGGGAGAAAGAAAATGGCGACAGGCTGAAAGTCTTTTGCAGTCGATGGGCACCCGGTTGCAGGAAGGGATGGTTCCAAGCAAAATTTTTAATGATCCAGAAATTTTTGAACTTGAAAAAGAAAGGGTTTTCACGAAAGCGTGGGTGTTTTTGGGACATGAATCCGAAATTCCAAACCCTGGTGACTATGTTGTACGGTATATCGTGGACGATAGT from the Geobacillus genomosp. 3 genome contains:
- a CDS encoding alpha/beta fold hydrolase encodes the protein MHEQIQEKYVDVDGIKTHYWEVGNGEPVIFLHGGGAGADAWGNWHHIMPHFANEGFHVLALDMVGFGFTDTPDPQEFEYSNDSRIQHVIGFIQALNLRQVNLVGNSMGGAATLGVAMKRPELVKKMVLLGAAGRLKPQNGKESDALQAILNYEYSKEQMYQIARSLTNESYVVSEELVNYRLKLTERSGVMRAYQAIMKWVKENGMYYEDELFRRIKHQTLIIHGKNDKVVPVADSWEMLNLLENASLYVVPNCGHWVMLEYPEEFVTITVHHLKRP
- a CDS encoding GntR family transcriptional regulator; this encodes MIKIAKLSQSKVSIAYKIIKERIMSETYKFGQVLSATSLSEELDMSRTPILEAFKMLESEGIVRVVPQVGVIVRPLNPDRVFGIFTIRAILEGYVAGEAAKKKVRFEIKDQAMKLIEEMQQCIEKGDVDRYAELNMKFHQMIIDTLDNHHIKETIMQLWDLSHYVNARKFVFAENMQQSYQEHKDCLEAIMAGDSEKARRVMEEHIYRSREKILRLLQD